The following are encoded together in the Leptospira langatensis genome:
- a CDS encoding LIC11661 family lipoprotein, whose protein sequence is MNFFLKERGLSIFHIFSILLLILSCNNYSSNRIITTPPTIIGVTPIATGYELRLRAGNPESFFGGYTLYVGATADASRNPSDFASGFPCQKPLALIPNQPIEYSIEVSPTAGPLAVPGAGENQKRVCKIVATLTSGEYITLRSSVISLDLNTGTRDIYVFSMPSNTMKVP, encoded by the coding sequence ATGAACTTTTTTTTAAAGGAAAGAGGCCTTAGCATCTTTCACATATTTTCCATCCTTCTTCTCATCCTCTCTTGCAATAATTATTCTTCGAATAGGATCATTACTACTCCTCCTACGATCATAGGAGTGACTCCGATCGCAACAGGATACGAGCTTCGCTTAAGAGCAGGAAACCCTGAGTCCTTCTTTGGCGGGTATACTTTATATGTGGGCGCGACTGCAGATGCCTCCCGAAATCCTTCCGATTTTGCGAGCGGCTTTCCCTGCCAAAAACCGTTAGCATTGATCCCGAACCAACCTATTGAGTATTCTATCGAAGTAAGTCCTACAGCGGGACCGTTAGCGGTGCCAGGGGCGGGAGAAAATCAAAAAAGGGTCTGCAAGATCGTAGCGACCTTAACTTCCGGAGAATATATCACTCTTAGATCTTCCGTTATCAGTTTGGATCTGAATACAGGCACACGGGATATTTATGTATTCTCCATGCCTTCCAATACGATGAAGGTACCTTAA
- a CDS encoding HNH endonuclease: MDVLAQPVLVLNATYVPVAIRTVKDAIILLILKKAELIKDEQELYIRSEKLRFTAPRIILLTDYYKVPKRKYKLSRENIFLRDNHECVYCRRKLPSSKLTLDHVIPKSRWEEIPKERKPRDYHTWENLVTACRDCNTKKGNKLLQELKWEIPENRSTNKRRFSQFSVSDQLVEKFGWADYILR; this comes from the coding sequence GTCCTTGCCCAGCCTGTGTTGGTGCTGAACGCGACCTATGTTCCGGTGGCGATTCGAACGGTCAAAGACGCTATTATTCTTCTTATCTTAAAGAAGGCCGAACTCATCAAGGATGAGCAGGAACTCTATATCCGTTCCGAAAAACTCCGTTTTACCGCTCCCAGGATCATTCTACTCACAGACTATTACAAGGTCCCGAAAAGAAAATATAAGCTTTCTAGGGAGAATATTTTCTTACGAGACAATCACGAATGCGTGTATTGTAGACGCAAACTTCCCTCTTCTAAACTTACCTTGGACCATGTGATCCCCAAAAGCCGCTGGGAAGAGATTCCTAAAGAAAGAAAACCTAGAGATTATCACACTTGGGAGAACCTGGTTACTGCTTGTAGGGACTGCAATACCAAAAAGGGGAATAAACTCCTCCAAGAGTTGAAATGGGAGATCCCGGAAAATAGATCGACAAACAAGAGACGTTTTTCACAGTTTTCCGTATCCGATCAATTGGTCGAAAAATTCGGCTGGGCGGATTATATTCTTAGATAA